TCAGATTAGTTGCCGCACAGATCGTGCTGGACTCTTGACCGCAGCTCCTTGGCTGTATATTCCTTATCCATTTCAATGGGGAAGCCCCACATTTCATGCCAGAGAAGCTTTTGCAATGATGGCTGCTTCTTTTGTTTCACTTTTTGAGTCTACTGGTACATTTTTTGCAACAGCAAGATATAGCAGCGCCACACCTGTGCCACCTTCTGTTACTAGCCGCGGTATTGGCTGGCTGGGAATAGGAGTTTTGCTCAATGGCGTGTTTGGTTCTGTAACTGGCGCTTCGGCATCAGTGGAAAATGCTGGTCTATTGGCATCAACGAGAGTTGGAAGTCGAAGGGTCATTCAAATATCAGCAGTGTTTATGATTTTCTTCTCTGTATTTGGTAAACTTGGAGCATTTTTTGCTTCTATACCCCTACCAATCATGGCAGCTTTGTACTGTGTGTTCTTCGGCTACGTTTCTTCTGCAGGTCTTGGTTTTCTCCAATTCTGTAACCTGAACAGTTTCAGAACAAAATTTATTCTGGGCTTTTCTTTCTTCATGGGCATTTCAGTACCACAATACTTCAGAGAGTATTATCGTATAGATCCAAGTTCTGGACACATTCGCACCCACTCTGGATGGTTTGATGATATAGTGACTGTCATCTTCATGTCTCATACAACGGTGGCTGCACTGGTTGCTTTGATTTTGGATTGCTCACTCTCTCGCGAAACTGACGCAGCCAGAACAGACACTGGCTTGCATTGGTGGGAGAAGTTCAGCTTATATGCTTCAGACATTAGAAATGATGAATTCTATGGACTCCCATGCCTGCTGAATAAGCTTTTCCCAGCTGTTTAAACCTACAGAAGAATATGATCTGCAACTATTACTGCTAGAGTTCTTGTTTTCCATTCACATTGCAAGAGGGAAACGAAAATGCAATGCTTTACCATTGTGTGGTTAATATAGCATGTAAGATTTGATGTGTTTTGCTACAACTTCTAATTTCATAGTCATGGgcttcttttcaaaaaaataaaaaataaaaaaaatgcacggAAGCAAATAAAGCGTTGTGTTTTCAGACATTATAAAAGGatatataagaaatttgttGGTAATTTGGTCGGTATATAAAATAGCAAGAATGGATAGTACAATTTCTAAATAgataagcaaaagaaaatgttaGTGGAGCTCCGTTAAAGTTATCGTTCAAAGTTACCGCTCGGGCGCGCTCAAgcattttagtttctttttacttaatagttaaggaaatgattactgaaattatatatatatatatatatatatatttaataattaagaatgttaaaacaatattaaaaagaaaatgaaagaagaaaaggctTGAAATGCGCTGCagtcaattataaaaaataaatctcactaaaaaataactaaatttttTACACTTTGATTAGGGaataatcttacaaaaaaattgtgggaatttatctatttgaacttgtagaattcatttttttaataaacattaatttatatctaataaataaataaccaaataaatataaatatatattaataatcaaaattaagtaaacataaataaattatatggcGTGATGATGAAAAAAGCCTCGCGAGTCGCCGGTGGAAATCAAATCCCACCGAGGAATAAGATGATGCCAAGCAGCGTAGCCATTACGTTCTCACTCgcattcctctctttttttccccccttcACCTGACCGATTACCATAAAATATCTGTATTTCCATTTTCATCTGCTCCgttttcgttttttatttttattttttaactttttccttttctttcaaaaCTACTACATTCCCTGGCGTACCAGGATTCGTTCAAGGAATGGCTAAGGCCGCCGAGAATTGGGATTGACTATGACGAGGCCTTGCATGCGAGTAACCATAGCATGGACAATCTGCCAGGGGCGTTGGGAACCAGCGCCAGCTTAGCTCTGCGGTTGGGTCAGACTGTCTTCTCCTCTGCCTCCCTTCTCTTCATGTGCTTGAACGTTGATTTCTACAGCTATACTTCCTTCTGGTAAGCTCAATTTCCTTTACCTCGAACTTTAGAATTGTGTTTTGATCGAGCCATTTTGTGGGTTTTGGCTTATTCTTCAATACCCATCTCTTTTTgctcaaattattattcaatttattgGGTGTTACCGTGTGGGGTGGTATGAACATGGGGAAAGGAAAACTGCGATGATCATAAAGTCAATGAAGTATTTTTATTAGAGAGTTTGGTTGCTGAAAAGCATAGGAATTCAATATGAATTTTGGATTCTCTTGGTTGGAGGAATGGGAGATGTTCTTAGGTTGCGAATGCAATTGGTGGAAAATACATGAACATAAAAGACTCCTAGGAATTTATAGGAGGTGAAGATAGGAATATAGGGTATTGGCTTATAGGCTACTTCTTTTGGTTGGATGCAGCCCATTTCGAGTGAGTTTAAGTGGCTGGAGTATAAGTCAAGAGAAAGAGCagtgagttaaaaaaaaattccagggTCTGCCCTGGTAGTACGTGCTCATGTTGTATGCTTGATTGTGTGCTCAATGtgctttttcaatttcaattttggcATCTCCTAATGTCAATGAAAATCAACAGTTGTGACTAAGGTGCACAGTTTAGTTTAGTTAAGTTGAATTAATGGAAATTATAAGTTGAAGAGGGGAGTGGTGGTAGGAATTCTGAGGATCCATTGACCGAGCTCCAATGAGTGAAGGGATGGAAAAAAGAGTAGTTTCTAGAGTATCTACTAAAACAGATTCTTAggaaggtctcgtttggatagtgagatgagatgagataagatgttctatgaataatagtgaaatggtttgtggatagtagtgaaatgatttgagttaagatgtttataCGGTTTTGAGAAACGAGAGAGAcagatttgaataaaaatattataaagttaaaatattgttagaatattattttttaatattattatttttttgggatttgaaaaagttgaattgttttttgtgttttatttggaagtttggaaaaattgtaataattaggtactgattagatgaaaaatttgaagattcgaaattgaaaagtgtttgtatttgtgttgtttggatattgagatgagatgggatgggatgagataagaGTATCTTgctatccaaactaggccttaagGTTGAGAGCATTTCCTTCATAATAATATTGTGTTTTCCATTCGAAAGTGTTGGTATGGGGAGAAAGATTTCAAGGGGTCATTATTTTTGTGCATGTATTGGAGCATCGTGGAAACTTGGCttcaatatgaaaaatgctaaaagGGGTGCATTTAATCAAATTGTTAGTAGTACACTGCTCTTCAGTAAATTGATGTAGGGACGTGGCATTTTATATGTAAGCAGgtatgtgattttaattttgagttttaaatctcttgggcATGTAAGTGCTGTTTGATTAAGAAGTGTCTTCTTTATCAATTTAACTCCAGGAAAAGTAAAATCAAAGTACTGCTCAAATGGTAAGGATATATTTTACGCGGTAAAATGTCATATTAAAATAACCCATTCCTATAATAAAGCAAATGAAGTGTCAGCATTAAAACCAGGCTGCATTAAAGATTGGTCTTTATTGCAGATGGAAGTGATGTTGATCAAGGAGGAGTGTGAAATGTTGCTTGGGAGGTAGTTCAAATCTATGATGAGTAATTGTTTAATTGTTGTGTTCTCTCTTACTGaccaaaaaagaaattcttttgttCTGTCTTGGTGGTCCGTATTCTTGAAGCTTCATTGTGGTGTTGTTTCTGGATGCAACTATGTTGAAAAGTGCACTTGTATAtgtcctatgtacttgggctatacctatTTCTAACCATAAAACTTgcttactgataaaaaaaagtgcaaatttCCCATGGTGGGTGGTATAGAGTCTGAATTGGTTTTGAGGTGGTACATATTGGTTTGATCTTCCTTTTAATATGCCTTCCTAGATGGAATTTGTTCTGTCCCTGATATCCTCTGGAAGTAGCATGACAATGAATTTCATGCACGTCTGTTTGAATGTTGGAATTAAGAACTAGGTAACTTGGCACATATGATTTCTGATGACTGCTTAATGCTTCATGCCTTGGGAGGGTTTAGGCTTGGGTTTGTATGCATGTTTTGACTAGGTAGATGTTGTCAACAGTTTCTTGTGCACTCATTTCCAGTTTCCTCAACTTTGAGTAAAACATTTTAAATCACTGGTTGCATCGTCATGGTACACCAATCTTATCATTTGAAACAGTTGAGAAACAAATCTGTCTGCCATCAGATTTTTATGTATACTAGTGATGCCACTCCTTGTGATAATGGAAGGTTGGCTCATTTATTTCATCTATTAACTATGCTAGGCTTGGTGACTCGATACAATGGGCAGAAACTCGTTTGCCCAAGAAATTACCTTCTCTAGATTAGATTCAGGGCAAAGTACAGTTTAACTCCAAATTACGAAAATTGGCACATTGCATCctcaaactattaaaaaatcGCAAGCATATCATCTTTTAAGATTCGACTCATTTCACCAATTTTTCCTCCATCTTAATGGTCAAAATTGGACAAATGTGCTATATGTCAGTTTTTGGTAATTGGACAGTGCAATGTGTCAGTTTTTGTAGCTTGGCTGCAAAGTGTAAAACAACTGGTAGTTGTAGGGTACAGTgtgtatttttttcccaaatatgTAAGAATTTTCTTTGTCGATGACATTCTAGTTTTCTGTGTTGGTGTACCAAATCCGTTGCATTTCTTATCCATGAACTGTGAGTATTGTTTAGTGCCATTTCTAATATTTAATGACATGTTATGACATATATTGTGGCACTGTTACTTTGAATTTTCTAGCTGATTTCTTAACAATGTATTCCTTATGTTGATTTTACAGCTATTTGGTGACAGTCATGGGTTTGGCAATTCCCTGGAGCCTGACGCTGCTGGTAGTGGATGCACATTCTGTTTTCATTAGATGTTTACCTCGTCAACCAAGAATAATATTGGTCATTATTCTAGGAGATTTGGTACCtgcattttgaattatttaagaACTCCATGATATCATCCTTGTAACTGCTTAAGAGGGATATAACGTTTTGTTTTATCTCAGGTTTTGTCGTTTCTCTTGCTAGCTGCAGCGTCTTCGACAGCTAGTGTCACAGATCTCCTGCATGATGCCGGAAGATCCTACTGCCCTGCAAACTTATGTAGTAGATATCAGTTGTCTGCTGCAATGGCATTCTTGTGTTGGTCCCTTTCATTTGCTTCATCTCTCTTCAATCTTTGGCTTCTTCCTTCTTTATGAAATTCTGAGCGGCAGTTGAAATTTGTACAAATGAAATGGGCAAATATCAACAGTCATgttttccaaaatttaattttgttcaatGGTAGTATTTCTTATTCATAGAAAGAGCAAATGTTACTAACTTAGTCTCACAGCATTGGCTagaaactcatttttttaaggcATTAATGTTGGAGCGAAATTGTGATGAGAAAAAGACAATGGTTGTCTATGTCGATACCATGGATAAACCACTTCGAGGTCTTGAAAAATTTATTGGGAATCATACGTTCCAATGCTTTTCATACCATTCGCAAGGAAGCTTTTTGGGACAAGTGCACAAACACCCCTCAAATTTACCGTCGAATCTGCAACCACCAAAAACAATTATCAAAGTATACGTTGCTTTATTTTACTTCCTGATAATATGTATGCAAGGTGAGGTTGTTACGATCCTACATCGATTAAGTATGAGATTAGTTGGTAGTTTCTAAACCCCTAGGCATCCTTCCTTTGTAAGTCAGTTTTTAAGGGTGAATTCTATCTTGTGGGTTCATAATAAATAGTATCAGGGCCACCCCACGTATGCAGTTCATGTTGGCACAGTTGCAATCGTGTGGCACGGGGGGTGATGCCAGCATGGTAGTGTTGGTCCGGGGCTAGGAAAGACCTATAGCACAGCTAGCCTGTGCGAGCGCCTAGACTGCCATGGACATCGGCTGCGGAGCATGGTGGTTGTTACAATCCCACATCGACtttgagattatttatttaagagttAGGGTCTCATGTCCACGAGAGACCCCtcctcaattttatttattactctCACTAGTGGATGAGGAAAACCGTGGTCTAGTCATGGACTCCGAGGAAATACAACCTAGACACAAATCTCGAAGACAAAATAAAGCCCAAACAAAGACCAAATTCTAAGACAAAAAACGATAAACAACAAGATATAGACGGCACTTCCGTAAAGCACCCTGAG
Above is a genomic segment from Juglans microcarpa x Juglans regia isolate MS1-56 chromosome 1D, Jm3101_v1.0, whole genome shotgun sequence containing:
- the LOC121249114 gene encoding putative nucleobase-ascorbate transporter 10, with product MAQGGGDGNGIGGGNKIPEEVQPHPVKEQLPGIQYCVNSPPPWPEAVVLGFQHYLLSLGITTLIPSMIVPQMGGGDTEKARVIQTLLFVSGLSTLLQSLFGTRLPSVVVGSYSYIIPTTSIVLARRYNVYTDPHERFIETMRGIQGALIITACFQMVMGFLGIWRTAVRFLSPLSVVPYVTFTGFGLYHLGFPLLATCVEVGLPGLIVMVFISQYLPQLLKAERPIWDRFAVLFSVGIAWLYAQFLTSSGVYRNKPAKTQISCRTDRAGLLTAAPWLYIPYPFQWGSPTFHAREAFAMMAASFVSLFESTGTFFATARYSSATPVPPSVTSRGIGWLGIGVLLNGVFGSVTGASASVENAGLLASTRVGSRRVIQISAVFMIFFSVFGKLGAFFASIPLPIMAALYCVFFGYVSSAGLGFLQFCNLNSFRTKFILGFSFFMGISVPQYFREYYRIDPSSGHIRTHSGWFDDIVTVIFMSHTTVAALVALILDCSLSRETDAARTDTGLHWWEKFSLYASDIRNDEFYGLPCLLNKLFPAV
- the LOC121242929 gene encoding CASP-like protein ARALYDRAFT_485429 isoform X2; this translates as MDNLPGALGTSASLALRLGQTVFSSASLLFMCLNVDFYSYTSFCYLVTVMGLAIPWSLTLLVLSFLLLAAASSTASVTDLLHDAGRSYCPANLCSRYQLSAAMAFLCWSLSFASSLFNLWLLPSL
- the LOC121242929 gene encoding CASP-like protein ARALYDRAFT_485429 isoform X1; this encodes MDNLPGALGTSASLALRLGQTVFSSASLLFMCLNVDFYSYTSFCYLVTVMGLAIPWSLTLLVVDAHSVFIRCLPRQPRIILVIILGDLVLSFLLLAAASSTASVTDLLHDAGRSYCPANLCSRYQLSAAMAFLCWSLSFASSLFNLWLLPSL
- the LOC121242929 gene encoding CASP-like protein 5C3 isoform X3, translated to MEVMLIKEECEMLLGSYLVTVMGLAIPWSLTLLVVDAHSVFIRCLPRQPRIILVIILGDLVLSFLLLAAASSTASVTDLLHDAGRSYCPANLCSRYQLSAAMAFLCWSLSFASSLFNLWLLPSL